Proteins encoded within one genomic window of Fragaria vesca subsp. vesca linkage group LG1, FraVesHawaii_1.0, whole genome shotgun sequence:
- the LOC101304124 gene encoding uncharacterized protein LOC101304124, which yields MAGGFLARKKKRAEKIRQVEISKAYEERERKKGPGSDPLLYICTFEEYKRHGTAGFSAGYGVHTIRVSDLNGSDDKPRPEKLREVANLQGEHLPLHMGFAVFGSRIVLAGGWFLHPKIKHPMPTYVLETDPTEEPNPSFISTTSSSRPRYMIPQLKGHKKSQIWLREIDGKLYALSGTDSKQMIFQVFDPKAKPEWDRLPAPPFDDWSAFYYFSSCVVVGTKIILTTKKEREFKTLCFDVAHPKGWTSLEAPCSDPLCVSPEFYNPVLVLDVKEDQNGFDKLMFTFDNGDNQILVSRMKLSDEGVPVSVESVAELDLPDNRDIEPTSYNFAHLGDQTVCFAFMDIFTLHVITFNFTYAPFSHKFLGHMFNKFNSREELSWINISGCFVL from the coding sequence ATGGCAGGAGGGTTTCTGGCGAGGAAGAAGAAGAGGGCGGAAAAAATACGACAGGTGGAAATTAGCAAAGCGTACGAGGAACGGGAACGGAAGAAGGGTCCCGGGTCTGATCCATTGCTGTATATCTGTACTTTCGAGGAATACAAACGTCACGGTACAGCTGGCTTTTCAGCCGGTTACGGTGTCCACACCATCCGAGTCTCCGATTTGAATGGTTCTGACGATAAGCCAAGGCCCGAGAAGCTACGCGAAGTTGCTAATCTGCAAGGGGAACACCTTCCACTACACATGGGTTTCGCTGTCTTTGGCTCTCGCATTGTTCTGGCCGGCGGCTGGTTTCTGCATCCGAAGATAAAGCATCCGATGCCGACCTATGTTTTGGAGACCGATCCAACTGAGGAACCCAACCCTAGCTTCATCAGCACCACTAGTAGTAGTAGACCCCGCTACATGATTCCGCAGTTGAAAGGACATAAAAAATCTCAGATCTGGCTTCGGGAGATTGACGGTAAGCTGTATGCTCTCTCCGGTACAGACTCGAAACAAATGATTTTTCAGGTATTTGACCCCAAAGCCAAACCTGAATGGGATCGTCTCCCCGCGCCTCCATTCGATGATTGGAGTGCGTTTTATTATTTTTCATCATGTGTAGTTGTGGGCACCAAGATCATTCTCACAACTAAGAAGGAAAGGGAATTCAAGACACTCTGCTTTGACGTGGCTCACCCTAAGGGATGGACTAGCCTTGAAGCACCCTGCTCTGACCCTCTTTGTGTGTCCCCTGAGTTCTACAACCCGGTTTTAGTTTTGGACGTCAAGGAGGATCAGAATGGCTTTGACAAGCTAATGTTTACTTTTGATAATGGTGATAACCAAATTCTAGTCTCCAGAATGAAGTTGTCCGATGAAGGGGTACCTGTTTCTGTTGAATCAGTAGCTGAACTAGATTTGCCCGACAATCGTGACATTGAACCAACTTCATACAATTTTGCCCATCTTGGAGATCAAACAGTATGCTTTGCATTCATGGATATATTCACTCTTCATGTCATCACTTTCAATTTTACCTATGCCCCATTCTCTCACAAATTCCTGGGTCACATGTTCAACAAATTTAACTCGCGTGAGGAACTTTCTTGGATCAACATTAGTGGTTGCTTTGTGCTCTAA